A genomic segment from Micromonospora echinaurantiaca encodes:
- a CDS encoding GNAT family N-acetyltransferase has product MSPTHRSTRSPSPVDVTAAPPTAPDAAPRLAGDAAELGLATGNAAALWTALAETRRHPVTRRPGFLAVHGDDRAGLRVLLRTPEPAADDLAEIAALVRERSAGPVTVEDPFGGADLTGSGLTPRNLPVMIRPPAPVPAPSLRVTPVDDPERLATVERVVVSGFPLSRLQPYRPGEAFPVALLDRPGVRFLLAEVDGVPAGACLTVRAEVAGLYWMTTLPEHRSRGVGRALLHAVLAELAGSPVTLTASRAGRPLYDSLGFRPVGRATWWS; this is encoded by the coding sequence ATGAGCCCGACCCACCGCAGCACCCGCTCCCCGTCCCCGGTCGACGTCACGGCCGCCCCGCCGACCGCCCCGGACGCGGCGCCCCGGCTGGCCGGTGACGCCGCCGAGCTCGGGCTGGCCACCGGCAACGCCGCCGCGCTCTGGACGGCGCTCGCCGAGACCCGGCGGCACCCGGTGACCCGCCGGCCCGGCTTCCTCGCCGTGCACGGCGACGACCGGGCCGGCCTGCGGGTCCTGCTGCGCACCCCGGAACCCGCCGCGGACGATCTGGCCGAGATCGCCGCGCTGGTCCGGGAGCGGAGCGCGGGCCCGGTGACGGTCGAGGACCCGTTCGGCGGGGCGGACCTGACCGGCTCGGGCCTGACGCCCCGGAACCTGCCGGTCATGATCCGCCCGCCCGCGCCGGTCCCGGCGCCGTCGCTGCGGGTGACGCCGGTCGACGATCCGGAGCGGCTGGCGACGGTCGAGCGGGTGGTCGTGTCCGGCTTCCCGCTGAGCCGGCTGCAGCCGTACCGTCCGGGCGAGGCGTTCCCGGTGGCCCTGCTCGACCGGCCCGGGGTCCGGTTCCTGCTCGCCGAGGTCGACGGGGTACCCGCCGGCGCCTGCCTGACCGTGCGCGCCGAGGTGGCCGGGCTGTACTGGATGACCACGCTGCCCGAGCACCGGTCCCGGGGCGTCGGCCGGGCGCTGCTGCACGCGGTGCTGGCGGAGCTGGCCGGGTCTCCGGTCACGCTGACCGCGTCCCGGGCCGGTCGCCCGCTCTACGACTCGCTCGGCTTCCGGCCGGTCGGCCGGGCCACCTGGTGGTCCTGA
- a CDS encoding bifunctional pyridoxamine 5'-phosphate oxidase family protein/GNAT family N-acetyltransferase, whose protein sequence is MYPPTPRTTASRTRDRMSYDRAAAHALLDEAYHCALGFTVDGEPRVLPTLHVRLGDTLYLHGSTGSRPLLAARGDGLPVCVAVTLLDGLVYGRSQFHHSANYRSVVAHGTARLVTDEREKAAVLTALVEKVGAGRSADSRPPSRRELAETAVLALPLREVSVRARTGGVRDDEADLDLPHWAGVVPLRLTAGAPEPDAGVTAPVPAYLRPDRSPWLEPAVLRGEHVVLEPLRLAHADELHTATADPEVWRHLGTTLPADAAGTAEVVAAALAAHHRDERVPWVQRCAVTGAVVGTTSYYEVDPDRRAVAIGYTFLGRPWWRTGINTEAKLLLLTRAFEELGALRVVWHTDIRNERSQRAIERLGATREGVLRMHRQRPDGSWRDTVQYSMTVDEWPNAQVTLRERLRRAAPVA, encoded by the coding sequence ATGTACCCACCGACCCCTCGGACCACCGCCAGCCGCACCCGGGACCGGATGAGCTACGACCGGGCCGCCGCGCACGCCCTGCTGGACGAGGCTTACCACTGCGCGCTCGGGTTCACCGTCGACGGCGAGCCACGGGTGCTGCCCACCCTGCACGTCCGCCTCGGCGACACCCTCTACCTGCACGGCTCCACCGGCAGCCGGCCGCTGCTCGCCGCCCGGGGCGACGGGCTGCCGGTCTGCGTCGCGGTCACCCTGCTCGACGGCCTGGTCTACGGCCGCTCCCAGTTCCACCACAGCGCCAACTACCGGTCGGTGGTCGCGCACGGCACCGCCCGGCTGGTCACCGACGAGCGGGAGAAGGCCGCCGTCCTCACCGCACTGGTGGAGAAGGTCGGCGCCGGGCGCAGCGCGGACAGCCGCCCGCCGAGCCGCCGGGAACTGGCCGAGACCGCCGTGCTGGCGCTGCCGCTGCGCGAGGTCTCGGTCCGCGCCCGCACCGGGGGCGTACGCGACGACGAGGCCGACCTCGACCTGCCGCACTGGGCCGGGGTGGTGCCGCTGCGGCTGACCGCCGGGGCACCGGAGCCGGACGCCGGCGTCACCGCCCCGGTGCCGGCGTACCTGCGGCCGGACCGGTCGCCGTGGCTGGAGCCGGCGGTGCTGCGCGGCGAGCACGTGGTGCTGGAGCCGCTGCGCCTCGCGCACGCCGACGAGTTGCACACCGCCACCGCCGACCCGGAGGTCTGGCGGCACCTGGGCACCACCCTGCCGGCCGACGCCGCCGGAACCGCCGAGGTGGTCGCCGCCGCGCTGGCCGCGCACCACCGGGACGAGCGGGTGCCCTGGGTGCAGCGCTGCGCGGTCACCGGCGCCGTGGTCGGCACCACCTCGTACTACGAGGTCGACCCGGACCGGCGGGCGGTGGCGATCGGGTACACCTTCCTGGGCCGGCCGTGGTGGCGCACCGGGATCAACACCGAGGCGAAGCTGCTGCTGCTCACCCGGGCCTTCGAGGAGCTGGGCGCGCTGCGGGTGGTGTGGCACACCGACATCCGCAACGAGCGCTCGCAGCGGGCCATCGAACGGCTCGGCGCGACCCGCGAGGGGGTGCTGCGGATGCACCGGCAGCGCCCGGACGGCTCGTGGCGGGACACCGTGCAGTATTCGATGACCGTCGACGAGTGGCCGAACGCACAGGTCACGCTGCGGGAAAGGCTTCGCCGGGCGGCGCCGGTGGCGTGA
- a CDS encoding MFS transporter, translating to MTTELTAPVAAPDVAPIQRRTLRLLFGTQIIGGIGVTIGIAVGALLAARVAGTAVAGLAQSAAVVGGALLAVPVTRIMNAHGRRPGLAFAYLAGAVGAVLVVLATVTRSVPLLFLGMLFFGGGTAANLQARYAAVDLAEPARRGRQLSLIVWATTIGAVAAPNFAALADRTTSGWGLPPLAGPFAFSAAAFVLAAGVLLALLRPDPLLTARRLAAAAAPVATGTPDVTPPAEAVAAPARTARRGAGMRAAWQVVRGRPAARLGIAAVAVGHVVMVAVMSMTPVRLGESHGDADVLRVVGIVLSLHIAGMYALSPLVGWLTDRLGRRAVILTGVGLLLAACAVAGTAGHHTPRLSIGLVLLGLGWSGTMVAGSTLLSESVPAAVRPSVQGFSDLTMGLAGAGAAAVSGFVMRAAGYPVLTLLAAIAVVPLVALALRAVPASAPDEED from the coding sequence ATGACCACGGAACTGACCGCCCCGGTCGCCGCCCCCGACGTCGCGCCGATCCAGCGGCGGACCCTGCGGCTGCTCTTCGGCACCCAGATCATCGGCGGCATCGGCGTCACCATCGGCATCGCGGTGGGTGCGTTGCTCGCCGCCCGGGTGGCCGGCACCGCGGTGGCCGGCCTGGCGCAGAGCGCCGCCGTGGTGGGCGGGGCGCTGCTGGCGGTCCCGGTCACCCGGATCATGAACGCGCACGGCCGCCGGCCGGGGCTGGCCTTCGCCTACCTGGCCGGCGCGGTCGGGGCGGTGCTGGTGGTGCTCGCCACGGTCACCCGGTCCGTGCCGCTGCTCTTCCTCGGCATGCTCTTCTTCGGCGGCGGCACCGCGGCCAACCTCCAGGCCCGCTACGCCGCGGTGGACCTCGCCGAGCCGGCCCGCCGGGGCCGGCAGCTCTCGCTGATCGTCTGGGCCACCACCATCGGCGCGGTGGCCGCACCGAACTTCGCCGCGCTCGCCGACCGCACCACCAGCGGCTGGGGGCTGCCGCCGCTGGCCGGCCCGTTCGCCTTCAGCGCGGCCGCGTTCGTGCTCGCCGCGGGCGTACTGCTGGCGCTGCTGCGGCCCGACCCGCTGCTCACCGCGCGCCGGCTGGCGGCGGCCGCGGCCCCGGTGGCCACCGGAACGCCGGACGTCACCCCGCCGGCGGAGGCCGTCGCCGCGCCGGCCCGGACCGCCCGGCGCGGCGCCGGGATGCGGGCGGCCTGGCAGGTGGTACGCGGCCGCCCGGCCGCCCGGCTCGGCATCGCGGCGGTGGCGGTGGGCCACGTGGTGATGGTGGCGGTGATGTCGATGACGCCGGTCCGGCTCGGCGAGTCGCACGGCGACGCCGACGTGCTGCGGGTGGTCGGCATCGTGCTGAGCCTGCACATCGCCGGCATGTACGCCCTCTCCCCGCTGGTCGGCTGGCTGACCGACCGGCTCGGCCGGCGCGCGGTGATCCTCACCGGCGTCGGGCTGCTGCTCGCCGCGTGCGCGGTGGCCGGCACGGCCGGGCATCACACGCCCCGGCTCTCGATCGGGCTGGTCCTGCTCGGGCTGGGCTGGTCCGGCACCATGGTGGCCGGCTCCACGCTGCTGTCGGAGTCGGTGCCGGCGGCGGTCCGCCCGAGCGTGCAGGGGTTCTCCGACCTGACCATGGGGCTGGCCGGCGCGGGGGCCGCCGCGGTCAGCGGGTTTGTCATGCGGGCCGCCGGTTATCCGGTGCTCACCCTGCTCGCGGCGATCGCGGTGGTGCCGCTGGTGGCGCTAGCGTTGCGGGCGGTGCCGGCGAGCGCACCGGACGAGGAGGACTGA
- a CDS encoding aminotransferase class I/II-fold pyridoxal phosphate-dependent enzyme — protein MSARYQVTGTTAVEISASIESGIRAAALPPGAALPPVRALAAELAVSPATVARAYQELRQRGLVVTAGRYGTRVRPRPPVAARRSALRPPPAPGLRDLSTGEPDATLLPPLGPHLATLAAAAGAPVSYSGAGVLPDLVEAARARLAADGVPADELTITGGALDGIERLLGAHLRPGDAVAVEDPGWANLLDLVAALGLRPIGVPVDDDGPLVAGVRSALAAGARALVVTSRAQNPTGAAVSAQRAGELRELLAGRPDLLLIEDDHAAELARVPLHPLAGATPTWAFLRSVSKPFGPDLRLAVLVGDETTVARVAGRARVGAGWVSTVLQRLVLALWRDPAVTELVDRAAGSYERRRGALLAALARRGLAAHGRSGINVWLPVADETSALTALRDAGWAVAPGALYRIAGPPGLRITVSRLADGDVEPLADALADAVRPAPGAGFTA, from the coding sequence GTGTCAGCACGCTATCAGGTCACCGGTACGACGGCCGTCGAGATTTCGGCCAGCATCGAGTCCGGCATCCGGGCCGCCGCCCTGCCGCCCGGCGCCGCGCTCCCGCCGGTCCGGGCCCTCGCCGCCGAGCTGGCGGTCAGCCCGGCCACCGTCGCCCGGGCCTATCAGGAGCTGCGCCAGCGCGGGCTGGTGGTCACCGCCGGCCGGTACGGCACCCGCGTGCGGCCCCGCCCGCCGGTGGCGGCCCGCCGCTCGGCGCTGCGCCCACCGCCGGCGCCCGGCCTGCGCGACCTGTCCACCGGGGAACCCGACGCGACGCTGCTGCCCCCGCTCGGCCCGCACCTGGCCACCCTCGCCGCGGCGGCCGGTGCCCCGGTGAGCTACTCCGGCGCCGGGGTGCTGCCCGACCTGGTCGAGGCGGCCCGCGCGCGGCTGGCCGCCGACGGCGTACCGGCCGACGAGCTGACCATCACCGGCGGCGCGCTCGACGGCATCGAGCGACTGCTCGGCGCCCACCTGCGCCCCGGCGACGCGGTGGCGGTCGAGGACCCGGGCTGGGCCAACCTGCTCGACCTGGTGGCCGCCCTCGGGCTGCGCCCGATCGGCGTACCGGTCGACGACGACGGGCCGCTGGTCGCCGGCGTCCGGTCGGCGCTGGCCGCCGGTGCCCGCGCGCTGGTGGTCACCAGCCGGGCGCAGAACCCGACCGGCGCGGCGGTCTCCGCGCAGCGGGCCGGCGAGCTGCGCGAGCTGCTCGCCGGGCGGCCCGACCTGCTGCTGATCGAGGACGACCACGCCGCCGAGCTGGCCCGCGTACCGCTGCACCCGCTGGCCGGGGCGACCCCCACGTGGGCCTTCCTCCGGTCGGTGAGCAAGCCCTTCGGGCCCGACCTGCGACTGGCCGTGCTGGTGGGCGACGAGACGACGGTGGCCCGGGTGGCCGGCCGGGCCCGGGTCGGCGCCGGCTGGGTCTCCACCGTGCTGCAACGGCTGGTCCTCGCGCTCTGGCGCGACCCGGCGGTGACCGAGCTGGTCGACCGGGCGGCCGGCAGCTACGAGCGGCGCCGCGGGGCGCTGCTCGCCGCGCTGGCCCGGCGCGGTCTGGCCGCGCACGGCCGCAGCGGCATCAACGTCTGGCTGCCGGTGGCGGACGAGACCAGCGCGCTGACCGCGCTGCGCGACGCCGGCTGGGCGGTCGCACCCGGCGCCCTCTACCGGATCGCCGGCCCGCCCGGGCTGCGGATCACCGTCAGCCGGCTTGCCGACGGCGACGTCGAGCCGCTCGCCGACGCGCTGGCCGACGCGGTCCGCCCGGCCCCCGGCGCCGGCTTCACCGCCTGA
- a CDS encoding UdgX family uracil-DNA binding protein (This protein belongs to the uracil DNA glycosylase superfamily, members of which act in excision repair of DNA. However, it belongs more specifically to UdgX branch, whose founding member was found to bind uracil in DNA (where it does not belong), without cleaving it, appears to promote DNA repair by a pathway involving RecA, rather than base excision.): MAEQTESAPGAQRFIPPEADTIDALRAAATGCRGCELYRDASQTVFGRGDESARVVFVGEQPGDMEDQKGLPFVGPAGRLLRKAVDDAGLDPRHIYLTNAVKHFRFELRGKRRIHQTPDRVHITACRPWLVAEFARLDPEIVVVLGATAAKALLGPTFRVTRQRGELLPWPASAQHPEDFQRVPVDTEGKVADAPEARLLATIHPSAVLRADDQDKAYDGLVADLTVAARALAA; the protein is encoded by the coding sequence ATGGCCGAGCAGACCGAGAGCGCCCCCGGCGCCCAGCGGTTCATCCCGCCCGAGGCGGACACGATCGACGCGCTCCGCGCGGCGGCGACCGGCTGCCGTGGCTGCGAGCTCTACCGGGACGCCTCGCAGACGGTGTTCGGCCGGGGCGACGAGAGCGCCCGGGTGGTCTTCGTGGGCGAGCAGCCCGGCGACATGGAGGACCAGAAGGGGTTGCCGTTCGTCGGTCCCGCCGGCCGGCTGCTCCGCAAGGCGGTCGACGACGCCGGCCTCGACCCCCGGCACATCTACCTGACCAACGCGGTCAAGCACTTCCGCTTCGAGCTGCGCGGCAAGCGGCGCATCCACCAGACCCCGGACCGGGTGCACATCACCGCCTGCCGCCCCTGGCTGGTCGCCGAGTTCGCCCGGCTGGACCCGGAGATCGTGGTGGTGCTGGGCGCCACCGCCGCCAAGGCGTTGCTCGGCCCGACGTTCCGGGTCACCCGTCAGCGCGGCGAGCTGCTGCCGTGGCCCGCCTCGGCCCAGCATCCCGAGGACTTCCAGCGGGTGCCGGTGGACACCGAGGGCAAGGTGGCCGACGCGCCGGAGGCCCGGCTGCTGGCCACCATCCACCCGTCCGCCGTGCTGCGCGCCGACGACCAGGACAAGGCGTACGACGGGCTGGTCGCCGACCTCACCGTGGCCGCCCGCGCGCTGGCCGCCTGA
- a CDS encoding acyl-CoA dehydrogenase family protein, which translates to MQQHLYERDHDEFRDLCREFLAREAVPHHERWEAAGIVDREVWRKAGAAGLLGMDVDPEYGGGGQRDFRYNAVLVEEIVAAGCSGLGFGLHNDVVAPYLTELTTDDQRKRWLPGFCSGDLVTAIAMSEPGAGSDLAGVRTSAVRDGDALVLNGQKTFITNGELADLVIVVARTADQGAHGVSLIAVETGTPGFTRGRRLAKVGLKANDTAELFFDDCRVPAENLIGTENHGFYHLMANLPRERLSIAVAAVAAAEKLLAVTLDYARSRQAFGRPIGAFQHNRFLLAELDTEVTIARTFVNHCVAEFNAGRLSVTDAAKAKWWTTELQNRVADRCVQLHGGYGYMLEYPVAKAWLDGRVQTIYGGTTEIMKEIIGRGLGL; encoded by the coding sequence ATGCAGCAGCATCTCTACGAGCGTGACCACGACGAGTTCCGCGACCTGTGCCGGGAGTTCCTCGCCCGCGAGGCGGTGCCGCACCACGAGCGCTGGGAGGCCGCCGGGATCGTCGACCGGGAGGTGTGGCGCAAGGCCGGCGCCGCCGGACTGCTCGGCATGGACGTCGACCCCGAGTACGGCGGCGGTGGTCAGCGGGACTTCCGGTACAACGCGGTGCTGGTGGAGGAGATCGTCGCGGCCGGCTGCTCCGGGCTCGGCTTCGGCCTGCACAACGACGTGGTGGCCCCGTACCTCACCGAGCTGACCACCGACGACCAGCGAAAGCGCTGGCTGCCCGGGTTCTGCTCCGGCGACCTGGTCACCGCCATCGCGATGAGCGAGCCCGGCGCCGGCTCCGACCTGGCCGGCGTCCGCACCAGCGCGGTACGCGACGGCGACGCGCTCGTGCTCAACGGCCAGAAGACCTTCATCACCAACGGCGAGCTGGCCGACCTGGTGATCGTGGTCGCCCGCACGGCCGACCAGGGCGCGCACGGGGTGAGCCTGATCGCGGTGGAGACCGGCACCCCCGGCTTCACCCGGGGCCGGCGGCTGGCCAAGGTGGGGCTGAAGGCCAACGACACCGCCGAGCTCTTCTTCGACGACTGCCGGGTGCCGGCGGAGAACCTGATCGGCACCGAGAACCACGGCTTCTACCACCTGATGGCCAACCTGCCCCGGGAACGGCTGAGCATCGCGGTCGCCGCGGTGGCCGCCGCCGAGAAGCTGCTCGCGGTCACCCTGGACTACGCCCGCTCGCGGCAGGCGTTCGGCCGGCCGATCGGCGCCTTCCAGCACAACCGGTTCCTCCTGGCCGAGCTGGACACCGAGGTGACCATCGCGCGGACCTTCGTCAACCACTGCGTCGCCGAGTTCAACGCCGGCCGGCTCTCGGTGACCGACGCGGCCAAGGCCAAGTGGTGGACCACCGAGCTGCAGAACCGGGTCGCCGACCGCTGCGTTCAGCTGCACGGCGGCTACGGCTACATGCTGGAGTACCCGGTGGCGAAGGCGTGGCTGGACGGGCGGGTGCAGACCATCTACGGCGGCACCACCGAGATCATGAAGGAGATCATCGGCCGCGGGCTCGGCCTGTAG
- a CDS encoding sporulation protein, which yields MRLTGVSPESGWTGLSVQTALANPSTRPGLRLPGRITITAGRFDVPVRHVRLGLVTSVEPDDPEAPRRLVQFHQAAVSGGFVVRAGRARTMPFTFPMPWETPVTIFGGVPLLSLRMGLRTEVAVEPQLDQGAMVPVFVHPLPTQAHILAALDTLGFSLRQAGLLDGRLPGVEQALPMHQRLGYWVAPLYAGPITELEVIFVTNSAGLEVILWMDRRLALAGITHQSISRFRVWHAGAERRDWVATVDGWLRHAINRHAAAAAHSDWSANLTESAHVSRPPDEPLHPGFGLGGTAGGAGIGGGSGGGDGT from the coding sequence GTGCGGCTGACCGGGGTGTCGCCGGAGTCCGGCTGGACCGGGCTGTCGGTGCAGACCGCCCTGGCCAACCCGAGCACCCGTCCAGGGCTGCGGCTGCCCGGGCGGATCACGATCACCGCCGGCCGGTTCGACGTGCCGGTGCGGCACGTCCGGCTCGGCCTGGTCACCTCCGTCGAGCCGGACGATCCGGAGGCACCCCGCCGGCTGGTGCAGTTCCACCAGGCGGCGGTCTCCGGCGGGTTCGTGGTGCGGGCCGGGCGGGCCCGCACCATGCCGTTCACGTTCCCGATGCCGTGGGAGACGCCGGTGACCATCTTCGGCGGGGTCCCGCTGCTCAGCCTGCGGATGGGGTTGCGTACCGAGGTGGCCGTCGAGCCGCAGCTTGATCAGGGCGCGATGGTCCCGGTCTTCGTGCATCCGCTGCCCACCCAGGCGCACATCCTGGCCGCGCTGGACACGCTCGGCTTCAGCCTGCGCCAGGCCGGCCTGCTGGACGGCCGGCTGCCGGGGGTGGAACAGGCGCTGCCGATGCACCAGCGGCTGGGTTACTGGGTGGCACCGCTCTACGCCGGGCCGATCACCGAGCTGGAGGTGATCTTCGTGACGAACTCGGCCGGGCTGGAGGTGATCCTCTGGATGGACCGCCGGCTGGCCCTGGCCGGGATCACCCACCAGAGCATCAGCCGGTTCCGGGTCTGGCACGCCGGCGCGGAGCGGCGGGACTGGGTCGCGACGGTCGACGGGTGGCTGCGGCACGCGATCAACCGGCACGCGGCAGCGGCCGCGCACTCCGACTGGTCCGCGAACCTCACCGAGTCCGCGCATGTCAGCCGCCCGCCGGACGAACCCCTGCACCCCGGCTTCGGCCTCGGCGGCACGGCCGGCGGCGCCGGCATCGGCGGCGGATCCGGCGGCGGCGACGGCACCTGA
- a CDS encoding hemolysin family protein: MSPGIALFSSVLLLALNGFFVAAEFALVASKRYRLEQAAAGGGRAARAALDGVRELSLMLAGAQLGITLCTLGLGALAEPAIEHLVSPLLHAVGLPDAASHAIALIFALSIVTFLHLVIGEMAPKSWAITDAERSAMLLALPFRAFARVARPVLSALNALANAILRLFRVNPQDQLAQVHGPDELRILLEQSREHGLLGAEQHELLTSMLELQGTTVAQVMEPFDRMVTVRRDDAADRIEQVSRDSGRSRLAVLDGAGDVCGLVHVREAVRATTTGRPATAGELMTAAFTLPATASVTEAVAAMRARQSQLALVRNGGGPARPIGFVALEDLLEEVIGEFDDETDPVPRGRRLR; encoded by the coding sequence ATGAGCCCCGGGATCGCGCTGTTCAGCTCGGTGCTGCTGCTGGCGCTGAACGGCTTCTTCGTGGCCGCCGAGTTCGCCCTGGTGGCGAGCAAGCGGTACCGGCTGGAGCAGGCGGCCGCCGGCGGCGGCCGGGCGGCCCGGGCCGCCCTGGACGGGGTACGCGAACTGTCCCTGATGCTGGCCGGCGCCCAACTGGGCATCACCCTGTGCACGCTGGGCCTCGGTGCGCTCGCCGAGCCGGCGATCGAGCACCTGGTCAGCCCGCTGCTGCACGCGGTCGGTCTGCCCGACGCGGCGAGCCACGCGATCGCGCTGATCTTCGCGCTGAGCATTGTCACCTTCCTGCACCTGGTGATCGGCGAGATGGCGCCGAAGTCCTGGGCGATCACCGACGCGGAGCGCTCGGCGATGCTGCTGGCGCTGCCGTTCCGGGCCTTCGCCCGGGTCGCCCGACCGGTGCTGTCCGCGCTGAACGCGCTGGCCAACGCGATCCTGCGGCTGTTCCGGGTGAACCCGCAGGACCAGCTCGCCCAGGTGCACGGCCCGGACGAGCTGCGCATCCTGCTGGAGCAGTCCCGTGAGCACGGCCTGCTCGGCGCCGAGCAGCACGAGCTGCTGACCAGCATGCTGGAGCTGCAGGGCACCACCGTGGCGCAGGTGATGGAGCCGTTCGACCGGATGGTGACGGTGCGCCGCGACGACGCCGCCGACCGGATCGAGCAGGTCAGCCGGGACAGCGGCCGGTCCCGCCTGGCGGTGCTGGACGGCGCCGGCGACGTCTGCGGGCTGGTGCACGTACGCGAGGCGGTGCGGGCCACCACGACCGGCCGGCCGGCCACCGCGGGCGAGCTGATGACCGCCGCGTTCACCCTGCCGGCGACCGCGTCGGTCACCGAGGCGGTGGCCGCGATGCGGGCCCGGCAGTCGCAGCTCGCGCTGGTCCGCAACGGTGGCGGCCCGGCCCGGCCGATCGGGTTCGTCGCGCTGGAGGACCTGCTCGAGGAGGTCATCGGCGAGTTCGACGACGAGACCGACCCGGTGCCGCGCGGGCGGCGGTTGCGGTGA
- the leuE gene encoding leucine efflux protein LeuE, with protein MMSGVLGITDIWTYVLGTVAIILLPGPNSLFVLSTAAQRGVAAGYRAAGGVFVGDGVLMVLSAAGVASLLQAYPPLFLVVKYAGAAYLGYVGLTMLRGAWRRWRDRNDPTTPRLIEAAEPAALRSPFRKALVVSLLNPKAILFFISFFIQFVDPGYAWPALSFLLLGLIAQVTSALYLTALIFAGTFLAAQFRRRRRLAAGATTGVGALFLGFGIKLATATM; from the coding sequence ATGATGTCGGGCGTGCTGGGCATCACCGACATCTGGACGTACGTGCTGGGCACCGTGGCGATCATCCTGCTGCCCGGGCCCAACTCGCTCTTCGTGCTCTCCACCGCCGCGCAGCGGGGCGTGGCGGCCGGCTACCGGGCCGCCGGCGGGGTGTTCGTCGGCGACGGGGTGCTGATGGTCCTCTCCGCCGCCGGGGTGGCCTCGCTGCTCCAGGCGTACCCACCGCTGTTCCTGGTGGTGAAGTACGCCGGCGCCGCATACCTCGGCTATGTCGGGCTGACCATGCTGCGCGGGGCCTGGCGGCGCTGGCGGGACCGCAACGACCCGACCACGCCGCGGCTGATCGAGGCCGCGGAGCCGGCCGCGCTGCGCAGCCCGTTCCGCAAGGCGTTGGTGGTCAGCCTGCTCAACCCGAAGGCGATCCTCTTCTTCATCTCCTTCTTCATCCAGTTCGTCGACCCCGGGTACGCCTGGCCGGCGCTGTCGTTCCTGCTGCTCGGGCTGATCGCCCAGGTCACCAGCGCGCTGTACCTGACCGCGCTGATCTTCGCCGGGACGTTCCTGGCGGCGCAGTTCCGCCGGCGCCGCCGCCTCGCCGCCGGCGCCACCACCGGCGTGGGCGCCCTCTTCCTCGGCTTCGGCATCAAGCTGGCCACCGCCACCATGTGA